A DNA window from Streptococcus mutans contains the following coding sequences:
- a CDS encoding Tex family protein, with translation MEIIEKIAEDLHLKESQIQKVLDLAAQGNTIPFIARYRKEMTGNLDEVEIKSIIDLDKNLTALAERKATVLAKIEGQGKLTAELQEAIEAASKLADVEELYLPYKEKRRTKATIARENGLFPLARLILQNVSDLEKQAETFVNETFPTAEKALTGAIDILIEALSDDTKLRSWTYNEIWTNSFILSKVKDQELDEKKVFQIYYDFSEKVAKIQDYRVLALNRGEKLGVLKVYFEHNLDKMARFFEARFKEKSSRIEQVVQAALKKKILPAMERRIRAELTEEAEDGAIKLFSDNLRNLLMIPPLKGKVVLGFDPAFRTGAKLAVVDQTGKLIMTQVIYPVPPASQSKINQAKSELAELIKRYAIEIIAIGNGTASRESEAFVAEILKDFPQVSYVLVNESGASVYSASELARHEFPDLSVEKRSAISIARRLQDPLAELVKIDPKSIGVGQYQHDVGQKKLAENLDFVVETVVNQVGVNVNTASPALLFHVSGLNKTISENIVKYREEKGKIQSRQEIKEVPRLGDKAFEQAAGFLRIPNAKNILDNTGVHPESYTAVEKLFALLEITELDESARSKLRSVAIEKVATEVNLGQETLKDIIADLLKPGRDLRDDFAAPQLRQDVLELSDLKIGQQLEGTIRNVVDFGAFVDIGLHEDGLIHISQMSKNFVKHPSQIVAVGDVVTVWVSKIDIERGKVNLSLVALNEFN, from the coding sequence ATGGAAATTATTGAAAAAATTGCTGAAGATTTGCACTTAAAAGAAAGTCAAATACAAAAAGTTTTAGATTTAGCTGCTCAGGGAAATACGATTCCTTTTATTGCTCGTTACCGTAAAGAAATGACTGGCAATCTTGATGAAGTGGAAATTAAGTCTATTATTGATCTTGATAAAAATTTAACAGCATTAGCCGAACGTAAGGCAACTGTTTTAGCGAAAATTGAAGGACAAGGTAAACTAACAGCTGAATTGCAAGAAGCGATTGAAGCGGCTTCAAAGTTAGCTGATGTTGAAGAACTTTATCTTCCATATAAAGAAAAGAGGCGAACAAAAGCCACCATTGCTCGTGAAAATGGACTTTTTCCATTGGCGCGCCTCATTTTACAAAATGTTTCGGATTTGGAAAAACAAGCAGAAACTTTTGTAAATGAAACCTTTCCTACAGCTGAAAAAGCTCTTACTGGAGCCATAGATATTTTGATTGAAGCCTTATCAGATGACACAAAGTTGCGCTCATGGACCTATAATGAAATTTGGACAAATAGTTTTATTTTGTCGAAAGTCAAAGATCAGGAACTTGATGAAAAAAAGGTTTTTCAAATTTATTATGATTTTTCCGAAAAAGTTGCAAAAATTCAAGATTATCGTGTTTTAGCTCTTAATCGTGGTGAAAAACTAGGTGTTTTGAAGGTTTATTTTGAACACAATCTTGACAAGATGGCACGCTTTTTCGAAGCACGTTTTAAGGAAAAAAGCAGCAGGATTGAACAGGTGGTTCAAGCAGCTTTAAAAAAGAAAATTTTACCCGCTATGGAACGACGTATTCGAGCGGAACTCACTGAGGAAGCAGAAGATGGTGCTATTAAGTTGTTTTCTGACAATCTCAGAAATCTGCTTATGATTCCGCCCTTAAAAGGTAAAGTGGTACTTGGCTTTGACCCTGCTTTTCGTACAGGAGCCAAGCTGGCTGTTGTTGATCAGACAGGTAAGCTGATTATGACTCAGGTTATTTATCCTGTGCCTCCAGCTAGTCAGTCCAAGATTAATCAGGCTAAAAGCGAACTTGCAGAACTTATTAAGAGATATGCCATTGAAATAATTGCTATTGGCAATGGTACTGCCAGTCGTGAGAGTGAAGCTTTTGTTGCAGAGATTTTAAAGGATTTCCCACAAGTTTCTTATGTGCTTGTCAATGAAAGCGGAGCCTCTGTCTATTCTGCATCGGAGTTAGCTCGTCACGAATTTCCTGACTTAAGTGTGGAAAAACGTTCTGCTATTTCCATTGCTAGGCGTTTGCAAGACCCTTTGGCAGAATTGGTTAAGATTGATCCTAAATCTATTGGTGTCGGTCAGTATCAACATGATGTTGGTCAGAAAAAGTTAGCTGAAAATCTTGATTTTGTCGTTGAAACAGTTGTTAATCAGGTTGGTGTTAATGTTAATACAGCCAGTCCTGCCCTTCTTTTTCATGTTTCAGGACTGAATAAAACGATCTCAGAAAATATTGTCAAGTACCGTGAAGAAAAAGGCAAAATTCAGTCGCGTCAAGAAATTAAAGAGGTACCTCGTCTAGGGGATAAGGCTTTTGAGCAGGCGGCTGGCTTCTTAAGAATCCCGAATGCAAAGAATATTTTAGATAATACAGGTGTTCACCCAGAGTCTTACACAGCTGTTGAAAAACTCTTTGCTCTTTTGGAAATAACGGAATTGGATGAATCAGCTCGATCAAAATTACGATCAGTAGCAATTGAAAAAGTAGCTACTGAAGTTAACCTTGGACAGGAAACTCTAAAGGATATTATTGCTGATTTGCTAAAACCAGGCCGTGATTTACGAGATGATTTTGCAGCACCCCAATTACGTCAGGATGTTCTTGAATTGTCTGACCTTAAAATTGGACAGCAGTTAGAAGGAACTATTCGTAATGTTGTTGATTTTGGTGCCTTTGTGGATATTGGTCTTCATGAAGATGGTTTGATACATATCTCACAAATGAGCAAAAATTTTGTCAAGCATCCCAGCCAAATTGTAGCCGTTGGGGATGTTGTTACTGTCTGGGTTTCAAAAATTGATATAGAACGGGGGAAAGTTAATCTTTCTTTGGTGGCCTTAAATGAATTTAACTGA